Proteins from a single region of Paraglaciecola sp. T6c:
- a CDS encoding sensor domain-containing diguanylate cyclase, which produces MTIKFQDRTLEDKILLAITGSASLVLSPFLLLSLMAGDIANSLVDVVAVGGIFAIFLGVWFTSRIKLLSGIFAFVAQVTILIGIHVKGAGLIYWVFPIIIASFYLLPTLIASLFNLVLITIACFLTFQQFDSFTLPRIIASFVVTNIFSLIFSVFMQNKNRQLSNKDKINQIHNNILELIASSSKLSKILPAIINGIENEIPNALCSVLLVDRKGRRLLVGAAPSLPDYYNLAIDGLSIGHGIGAWAEAAFSSKRVVVKDIASHPGWVDWTELTQKAHLASCWSEPIIGNNGKVLGSFVIYFQKQYSPKNDELKLIEQFVNLTRIAIEREKADKLIWQQANYDSLTYLPNRNLLYEHLASAMTQANREKKQLAVAMLDLDKFKAVNDTLGHAAGDIVLVECSKRIKGCIRKSDIAARLGGDEFIIVLRDAISPEDIAALGRKLSDALAKPYFIQDESVYCTASIGIAFYPNDAADMDTLLKNADQAMYKAKAKGRNSVHYFANQSIPSTEEIDAP; this is translated from the coding sequence ATGACGATTAAATTCCAAGATCGTACCTTAGAAGATAAAATTCTTCTGGCTATTACAGGCTCAGCTTCACTGGTACTCTCCCCTTTTCTCTTGTTGAGCCTTATGGCTGGAGACATCGCTAATAGTTTGGTAGATGTAGTGGCGGTAGGTGGCATATTTGCCATTTTTTTAGGGGTTTGGTTCACTAGCAGAATCAAACTGTTAAGCGGGATATTCGCCTTTGTTGCCCAAGTCACCATTCTAATAGGGATACACGTTAAGGGCGCAGGGTTAATTTATTGGGTTTTCCCGATCATTATTGCCAGCTTTTACCTCTTACCGACCCTGATCGCTAGCCTGTTTAACTTGGTTTTAATTACCATCGCGTGTTTTTTAACGTTTCAACAATTCGATAGCTTCACACTCCCCCGCATCATTGCATCCTTTGTGGTAACGAACATATTTTCGCTAATATTTTCAGTTTTTATGCAAAATAAAAATCGACAATTATCAAACAAAGACAAAATAAACCAAATTCACAATAACATTCTCGAGTTAATCGCCAGTTCAAGTAAGTTATCTAAAATACTACCGGCAATTATTAATGGCATCGAAAATGAAATCCCTAATGCGTTATGCAGCGTGCTACTCGTCGATCGAAAAGGCAGGCGGTTATTGGTTGGCGCAGCGCCAAGCCTACCGGACTATTACAATCTGGCTATTGACGGCCTATCAATTGGTCACGGTATTGGCGCATGGGCTGAAGCGGCGTTCTCCTCAAAGCGTGTGGTTGTAAAAGATATTGCTAGTCATCCGGGCTGGGTGGATTGGACCGAGTTGACCCAAAAAGCCCATTTGGCTTCTTGTTGGTCTGAACCCATTATTGGCAACAACGGAAAAGTTTTAGGTAGCTTCGTTATCTATTTTCAAAAACAATACTCGCCAAAAAATGACGAACTCAAACTGATAGAGCAATTTGTCAATCTTACTCGCATCGCCATTGAGCGAGAAAAAGCGGATAAATTAATTTGGCAACAAGCCAACTACGACAGCTTGACGTATCTGCCTAATCGAAACCTACTTTACGAACACCTCGCCAGCGCAATGACTCAAGCTAATCGAGAGAAAAAACAGCTTGCTGTTGCCATGTTAGATCTTGATAAATTCAAAGCGGTCAATGACACACTAGGTCACGCTGCTGGGGACATCGTACTGGTAGAGTGTTCGAAACGTATAAAAGGGTGTATTCGCAAAAGTGATATCGCAGCGAGACTCGGCGGAGATGAATTTATCATCGTCCTGCGAGATGCTATCTCCCCAGAGGATATTGCGGCCCTGGGGCGCAAATTATCAGATGCACTGGCCAAGCCGTATTTTATCCAAGATGAAAGCGTTTACTGTACCGCGAGTATTGGTATTGCGTTTTATCCAAATGATGCTGCTGACATGGATACACTGCTTAAAAACGCCGACCAAGCTATGTATAAAGCAAAAGCAAAGGGGCGCAACAGCGTCCATTACTTCGCTAACCAGTCAATCCCAAGTACTGAGGAAATTGACGCGCCTTAA
- a CDS encoding LacI family DNA-binding transcriptional regulator — protein MPTIKDIAKAAGVSPASVSRVINDGPKVGAKTREKIKRIMREMQYQPNANAQAINMQNNASIGIVLADLTDPLFAKMAHGIEKVAAQKDLQIFLNSGAFDRTSELDAIEVLLEHRYKALVVHSAMIDEKTLIEFARKVPGLVLLNRHIKEIENRCIWLDDKLGGALMADHIVDKGHKKIAIIGVDGIQNNTRLRIEGMKAQLAKYPVTYEIEMLAQGAATYEGGEVAVQNLLARGVEFSAILAYNDAIAVGAVSMLKAHGMTVPDDVSVVGFNNLILAQCIKPKLTTIHNPIEEMAMKATELALSLSKGNGDSEHDYAIDEHKYRPVLVERHSVKQL, from the coding sequence ATGCCAACCATTAAAGATATTGCTAAGGCTGCAGGTGTATCACCGGCGAGTGTTTCAAGGGTTATTAACGATGGGCCGAAAGTCGGTGCTAAAACACGTGAAAAAATAAAGCGCATTATGCGCGAAATGCAGTACCAACCAAATGCTAATGCGCAAGCAATTAACATGCAAAACAACGCGTCTATAGGAATTGTACTTGCTGACTTAACGGATCCTTTATTCGCCAAAATGGCTCATGGTATTGAAAAAGTCGCCGCACAAAAAGATTTACAGATTTTTCTCAACTCAGGGGCGTTTGACCGCACCAGCGAGCTCGACGCCATTGAAGTATTACTGGAGCATCGCTATAAAGCCTTAGTGGTGCACAGTGCGATGATAGACGAAAAGACCCTAATCGAATTTGCCCGTAAAGTGCCAGGGTTAGTGTTACTCAATCGGCATATCAAAGAGATTGAAAATCGCTGCATCTGGCTAGATGACAAGTTAGGCGGCGCGTTGATGGCAGACCATATCGTGGATAAAGGCCATAAAAAAATAGCGATTATTGGCGTGGATGGTATTCAAAATAACACCCGACTTCGCATTGAGGGCATGAAAGCCCAGTTAGCCAAATATCCAGTCACCTACGAAATCGAAATGTTAGCGCAAGGCGCGGCTACCTACGAAGGCGGTGAAGTCGCAGTGCAAAACTTACTCGCACGAGGGGTAGAGTTTAGCGCTATTTTAGCCTACAACGATGCCATTGCGGTGGGGGCGGTTTCAATGTTGAAGGCTCATGGCATGACAGTGCCTGATGATGTATCAGTGGTTGGTTTTAACAATTTGATCTTGGCACAGTGCATAAAGCCTAAGCTGACGACAATCCACAATCCTATCGAAGAAATGGCCATGAAGGCGACGGAGCTGGCACTTTCACTAAGCAAGGGAAATGGTGATAGCGAGCATGATTACGCCATAGATGAGCACAAATACCGTCCAGTGCTGGTAGAAAGACATTCCGTAAAGCAGCTCTAA
- a CDS encoding MFS transporter has translation MLTLPDISRQHLIALGFGFLALFFANQSLSAMAVPYFQMTLGLDPFWLSLVIAAPIMFAAFISQNVGRVSERLQHKHGNRRVTLFISGVTSGVLFGAIWLVPNTWSNTDVLGYVLVLNFLFSIALTFLTINVKSLAFELSRNETERVKVMAFGSLFERFGTFAYFWLFPLAQLSIWGSIHLGIQYVGWFIGVVLIAFFSIVSAWCCAPKKVTSPSINTERTNPFERKKETPGNAPGSISSAKPPTDERTKRALFLLLSLTLIKFGAISIFTSFDFYLLVYFVKGGDVEAGAYWKGILSSTFALVTLVMIPLFSYVAIKLGRLKALSIIYWLTALGAVLKWFIYQPGNEWAVIIDALLGAPSWVAISVIIPSMLADLCAYERKLSGQNKVGYFVSAQNKVINIGVVMTMIGAGLLLNLVGFDANAGENQRPDSIFWMRVCLAGGPLVLCFISLMIVKCYPLSEQRMALSKDATHGV, from the coding sequence ATGCTGACGTTACCCGATATTTCTCGTCAGCATCTTATCGCTCTTGGCTTTGGTTTTTTAGCACTCTTCTTTGCAAACCAGAGCCTTAGTGCAATGGCCGTTCCTTACTTTCAAATGACCTTAGGGCTAGACCCATTTTGGTTAAGCCTAGTGATTGCCGCTCCTATTATGTTTGCCGCTTTTATCAGCCAAAATGTTGGTCGAGTGTCTGAACGTTTACAGCATAAACATGGCAACCGCCGAGTCACACTGTTTATATCGGGCGTGACCTCAGGTGTGCTGTTTGGAGCGATATGGTTAGTGCCAAATACTTGGTCCAATACTGACGTATTAGGGTATGTGTTAGTGCTCAACTTCTTGTTCTCAATCGCCTTAACGTTTCTTACTATCAACGTTAAGTCACTGGCATTTGAGCTAAGCCGCAACGAAACTGAGCGCGTTAAGGTCATGGCATTTGGCTCTTTGTTTGAGCGGTTTGGCACCTTCGCTTATTTTTGGTTGTTTCCCTTGGCACAATTGTCCATATGGGGCAGCATACATCTGGGGATCCAATATGTGGGCTGGTTTATCGGGGTAGTGTTGATTGCCTTTTTTTCTATCGTTAGCGCGTGGTGTTGTGCACCAAAAAAAGTGACATCCCCGTCGATCAATACAGAGCGAACGAATCCATTTGAGCGCAAAAAAGAAACACCTGGGAATGCTCCTGGTAGCATAAGCAGCGCCAAACCACCAACGGACGAAAGAACGAAAAGGGCCTTATTTTTATTGTTGAGTTTGACGCTGATTAAATTTGGGGCAATCAGCATTTTTACCAGTTTTGATTTTTATCTTTTGGTGTATTTTGTAAAGGGCGGTGACGTTGAGGCAGGTGCTTACTGGAAGGGTATTTTATCGTCAACGTTTGCATTGGTAACCTTAGTTATGATCCCGCTATTTTCATACGTTGCGATAAAGCTCGGCAGATTAAAGGCTTTGAGTATTATCTACTGGTTAACTGCCTTGGGTGCGGTGTTAAAATGGTTTATTTATCAGCCAGGCAATGAGTGGGCTGTGATCATAGATGCATTATTAGGTGCGCCTTCTTGGGTGGCCATTTCCGTTATCATACCCAGTATGTTGGCCGATTTATGTGCCTATGAGCGAAAACTATCAGGACAGAATAAGGTAGGGTATTTTGTTTCAGCGCAAAATAAAGTGATTAACATTGGTGTTGTAATGACGATGATCGGTGCTGGTCTGCTGCTCAACTTAGTGGGTTTTGATGCTAACGCGGGGGAAAATCAACGCCCCGATAGTATATTTTGGATGCGGGTGTGTCTAGCGGGAGGCCCGTTAGTACTGTGTTTTATATCCTTAATGATTGTGAAGTGTTATCCCTTATCCGAACAACGAATGGCATTGAGTAAAGATGCTACACATGGAGTCTAA
- a CDS encoding LacI family DNA-binding transcriptional regulator, with amino-acid sequence MATIKDVAKLAGVSPATVSRVLSSTVVVSPKTKARIEKAIAELDFRPNAHARALVNKSTHTIGVVISQLADPFFAQMASSIEDVAKKRKFKVLVSTGSLDAQKELTAIKSLQAQRCEAMVVNSKALADDVLIDLAQRIPGFVLINKFIPEISERCVWFDNIAGGKVMADYMASLGHTGIAVVSTKERVYDATHRLNGIRQSLNAHQIALPEEYIAHGSPDYDGGRAAVASFIQRGVNFSAVLCYNDAMATGVISALTDLGKRIPDDVSIIGFDDVLLAKYCMPKLTTVKYPIDIMARKATELALSLIAKEQTLNQNAKDYQYKPFLVKRESATKR; translated from the coding sequence ATGGCAACCATTAAAGATGTAGCAAAATTGGCCGGTGTGTCACCAGCGACGGTATCTAGGGTCTTGAGTTCGACCGTTGTCGTCAGCCCAAAAACCAAAGCCAGAATTGAAAAAGCCATCGCTGAGCTGGATTTTAGGCCCAATGCCCACGCTCGTGCATTAGTGAATAAAAGTACACATACCATAGGTGTGGTTATTTCGCAGCTCGCCGACCCTTTCTTTGCGCAAATGGCTAGCAGCATCGAAGACGTCGCTAAAAAACGCAAGTTCAAGGTATTGGTCAGTACCGGCTCGTTAGATGCGCAAAAAGAATTAACCGCCATCAAAAGTTTACAAGCCCAGCGCTGTGAGGCCATGGTAGTGAACAGTAAAGCCTTGGCTGATGACGTGCTAATCGATTTGGCTCAGCGCATTCCGGGCTTCGTATTAATCAATAAATTTATTCCCGAGATCAGTGAGCGTTGTGTGTGGTTTGATAATATTGCGGGAGGAAAGGTGATGGCCGATTACATGGCGTCCCTTGGTCATACTGGAATTGCGGTGGTTTCCACCAAAGAGCGAGTCTATGATGCAACTCACAGGTTAAATGGTATTCGCCAGTCACTGAATGCTCATCAGATAGCTTTACCAGAGGAGTATATTGCGCACGGCTCTCCAGATTATGACGGAGGCCGTGCCGCAGTCGCAAGTTTCATTCAGCGCGGGGTGAATTTCAGTGCTGTGCTTTGCTACAACGATGCAATGGCAACTGGCGTTATCTCGGCATTGACGGATTTAGGAAAACGAATACCGGATGATGTATCAATCATCGGCTTTGATGATGTTTTGTTGGCAAAGTATTGTATGCCTAAATTGACTACGGTGAAGTACCCTATTGATATTATGGCACGTAAGGCCACAGAACTGGCCCTAAGCCTTATTGCTAAAGAACAAACGCTTAACCAAAACGCCAAAGACTACCAATATAAGCCATTTCTGGTGAAGCGTGAGTCAGCCACAAAACGCTAG
- a CDS encoding aldose epimerase family protein — MKPFTLFTCAYFRFNRLGGLLRLFVFIGSCSLICLPALSKAQEDESDVDVTEEIWGQYKGEDIKRFTLSNQHGMRVSVTNWGAYVTSIIVADKNGTFEDVVLGYDSADEYVHDCCYNGATVGRFANRIAGGHFQIDGKPVQLSVKRDGGNKGNHAHGGELGFNKKLWQARQVPSGVEMRYLSLDGEEGYPGNANVTVLYRLNANNEFTVSFHATSDKTTPINLISHIYFNLTGNQKRNIEQHQLQVDASTLVQVKKSLLPTGKLMSVKRTPFDLTKAATLHGRLTSVHEQLKLANGQDKTHGGFDHTWVFDRYDGKLLHQVQLYEPDSGRMLDILTTQPGVHVYTGNFMNGSAIGKQGKPMTFRSGVALETQHFADSVNQPEFPSTLLRPGETYSESTVYRFGSRQ, encoded by the coding sequence ATGAAACCATTCACATTATTTACTTGTGCTTATTTTCGATTTAACCGACTAGGGGGGTTGCTTCGACTATTTGTATTTATTGGCTCGTGCAGTTTAATTTGTCTACCCGCGCTGTCAAAGGCACAAGAAGATGAGTCTGACGTGGACGTGACTGAGGAAATTTGGGGCCAATATAAAGGTGAGGACATAAAGCGTTTCACCTTATCTAATCAACATGGCATGCGGGTTAGCGTAACGAATTGGGGCGCCTATGTAACATCCATTATTGTCGCGGATAAAAACGGTACATTTGAAGATGTGGTGTTGGGTTACGACAGCGCAGATGAGTATGTGCACGACTGTTGTTATAACGGTGCAACCGTCGGCCGTTTTGCCAATCGTATTGCTGGTGGGCACTTTCAAATCGATGGTAAACCAGTGCAATTAAGCGTCAAGCGTGATGGTGGTAACAAAGGCAATCATGCTCATGGCGGAGAATTGGGGTTCAATAAGAAGCTGTGGCAGGCACGCCAAGTGCCCAGTGGAGTCGAGATGCGCTATTTATCCCTCGACGGTGAAGAAGGGTATCCAGGCAATGCCAATGTAACTGTGCTGTATCGCTTAAATGCTAATAATGAGTTTACCGTTAGTTTTCATGCTACCAGTGACAAAACCACTCCTATTAATCTCATCTCTCATATCTATTTTAATTTGACCGGCAACCAAAAGCGCAACATTGAACAGCACCAACTGCAGGTTGACGCTAGCACTTTAGTGCAAGTCAAAAAGAGCTTACTACCCACTGGTAAGCTAATGAGCGTGAAAAGGACGCCGTTCGATTTAACAAAAGCAGCGACCCTGCATGGACGACTTACGAGTGTGCATGAACAATTGAAATTGGCGAACGGACAAGATAAAACCCATGGTGGCTTTGATCATACTTGGGTGTTCGACCGATATGATGGTAAGTTGCTCCATCAAGTTCAACTATATGAGCCTGACAGCGGGCGAATGCTAGACATTCTAACCACTCAGCCAGGTGTACACGTGTACACAGGCAACTTCATGAACGGTAGTGCAATAGGTAAGCAGGGAAAACCAATGACATTTCGCAGTGGCGTCGCACTAGAAACGCAGCACTTTGCCGACTCGGTGAATCAACCTGAATTTCCCTCTACCTTATTAAGGCCCGGTGAAACATACTCTGAATCAACCGTTTATCGCTTTGGGAGCAGACAGTAA
- a CDS encoding sodium/sugar symporter produces MNYSLDPIDLGVFIVYAAGLLALALWISRDEKSHDRTTQDYFLASKSLPWWAIGASLIAANISAEQIIGMSGSGFALGLGIASYEWMAAITLILVGKYLLPIFLKNGIYTMPQYLEQRFDSRVKTTLALFWLGVFIFVNLTSVLWLGGLAIQSVAGIDWMYGMIFLAVFSVAYSTYGGLKAVAYTDIIQVVLLVFGGFFLSYLALQQISGGEGVLKGFNILTEKVPGHFDMILSPDNSEYMNLPGISVLVGGLWVMNVGYWGFNQYIIQRALAAKSIQEAQKGIAFAAYLKLLMPIIVVLPGIAAVILFPDIEKPDQAYPSMMSLMPVGIKGLVFAALVAAIVSSLASMTNSISTIFTMDIYRPVRHDKDENHYVNIGRLATVTSLVVAVCVAQPLIGQSEQAFQYIQEFTGLFSPGITVIFLMGMFWKRTTSSGALAAAIGSALFSVLFALFLPELPFMDRIGIVFLMCLALTYFVSLRESAPKNDSSVDLSDVNFGTTTGFNIAGIGCVLILIGLYVTWW; encoded by the coding sequence ATGAACTATTCACTCGACCCAATTGATCTGGGGGTGTTTATTGTATACGCCGCTGGGTTACTTGCCCTTGCTCTTTGGATATCCCGAGACGAGAAGTCACATGACAGAACCACACAAGATTATTTCTTGGCCAGTAAATCGCTACCCTGGTGGGCAATTGGTGCGTCATTGATTGCGGCCAATATTTCAGCAGAACAAATCATTGGCATGTCAGGCTCTGGCTTTGCGTTAGGCCTCGGCATTGCCTCTTATGAATGGATGGCGGCCATTACATTGATTTTAGTGGGTAAGTATTTACTGCCCATATTCCTTAAAAATGGCATTTACACCATGCCGCAATATTTAGAGCAACGCTTTGACAGTCGGGTTAAAACTACTTTAGCGCTTTTTTGGTTAGGGGTATTTATCTTCGTCAATTTGACCTCGGTTTTGTGGTTAGGGGGATTAGCAATACAAAGCGTCGCTGGTATTGATTGGATGTATGGCATGATCTTTTTAGCTGTTTTTTCTGTGGCGTATTCCACCTACGGTGGACTAAAGGCAGTGGCGTACACTGATATCATTCAAGTGGTGTTACTGGTTTTCGGGGGCTTCTTTTTAAGTTACTTAGCGCTGCAACAAATATCGGGCGGGGAAGGGGTCTTGAAAGGCTTTAACATATTAACCGAGAAAGTCCCGGGCCACTTCGACATGATTTTAAGCCCTGATAATAGCGAATACATGAATCTGCCCGGTATCTCCGTGTTAGTGGGCGGTCTGTGGGTGATGAACGTTGGATATTGGGGCTTCAACCAATATATTATTCAGCGAGCGCTGGCGGCAAAAAGCATTCAAGAAGCGCAAAAAGGTATTGCGTTTGCCGCGTATTTAAAGTTACTTATGCCGATCATAGTGGTGTTGCCTGGTATCGCAGCGGTTATCTTGTTTCCAGACATTGAAAAGCCCGATCAAGCTTACCCATCAATGATGTCGCTTATGCCAGTGGGTATAAAGGGACTAGTGTTCGCCGCACTTGTAGCCGCTATTGTTTCGTCTTTAGCGTCAATGACCAACAGTATTTCAACTATTTTTACCATGGATATTTACCGCCCTGTGCGTCATGACAAAGATGAAAATCACTATGTGAATATTGGGCGCTTGGCAACTGTTACCTCTTTGGTGGTAGCGGTCTGTGTTGCCCAGCCCCTTATCGGGCAGTCAGAGCAGGCGTTTCAATACATTCAGGAATTTACCGGGTTGTTTTCCCCCGGGATCACAGTGATTTTCCTAATGGGCATGTTCTGGAAGCGCACTACGTCCTCAGGTGCGCTAGCAGCAGCGATTGGCTCCGCACTTTTCTCTGTATTGTTTGCCCTTTTCTTACCTGAGTTGCCATTTATGGATCGCATCGGCATCGTATTTTTAATGTGCTTAGCCTTAACCTATTTCGTATCATTACGTGAGTCCGCACCAAAAAATGATAGCAGCGTAGATTTAAGTGATGTGAACTTTGGTACTACAACTGGCTTTAATATCGCGGGCATAGGCTGTGTGTTAATACTCATAGGTCTGTACGTCACCTGGTGGTAA
- a CDS encoding 3-keto-disaccharide hydrolase: protein MKLTKRISNLTLILAGAISLSQHVNAEQSQAEREAQAQKTEVWEPVPKIVSTPVGRAPSDAVVLFNGDDLSAWEALKGGDAPWSIGGDVLTVKPGAGDIKTKQSFCDVQLHMEWRTPTQVEGMKGQQRNNSGVFFQQRYEVQVLDSYENPTYSNGQAGSVYKQTIPLANAMRPAGEWQYYDIIYTAPRFKGKELTQPGYVTVMHNGVLLQNHTEIQGKTEWIGAPSYEAHGCAPLQLQDHGNLVSFRNIWVREL from the coding sequence ATGAAGTTAACCAAACGAATAAGCAATCTAACGTTAATACTGGCCGGTGCCATATCGCTGAGCCAGCATGTAAACGCTGAGCAGAGCCAAGCAGAGCGTGAAGCTCAAGCGCAAAAAACCGAAGTGTGGGAGCCTGTCCCTAAGATTGTGTCAACCCCTGTGGGTAGAGCACCGTCTGACGCGGTGGTTCTTTTCAATGGCGATGACTTAAGTGCATGGGAAGCGCTTAAAGGCGGCGACGCACCTTGGAGTATCGGCGGCGATGTGTTGACGGTAAAACCGGGTGCTGGCGATATTAAAACCAAACAGAGCTTTTGTGATGTGCAATTACATATGGAATGGCGCACACCTACCCAAGTTGAGGGTATGAAAGGACAGCAACGTAATAACAGTGGTGTGTTCTTTCAGCAGCGCTATGAAGTGCAAGTGTTAGACTCCTATGAGAACCCTACCTATTCAAATGGACAGGCAGGCAGTGTTTACAAGCAAACAATTCCGTTAGCAAACGCTATGCGCCCAGCTGGTGAGTGGCAGTACTATGACATCATCTATACCGCGCCGCGTTTCAAGGGTAAAGAGTTGACTCAGCCTGGATACGTCACTGTGATGCATAATGGTGTCCTATTGCAAAATCATACCGAGATTCAAGGTAAAACAGAATGGATTGGCGCCCCGAGCTACGAAGCCCACGGCTGTGCACCTCTGCAGCTGCAAGATCATGGTAATTTAGTGAGTTTTCGTAATATTTGGGTGCGTGAACTGTAA